The sequence below is a genomic window from Candidatus Ancaeobacter aquaticus.
GTCACGAATTGATTTCGAGCAGTTTGTCATGAAAGCACTTTTTGCGGATAAGCCTGACCCTGTTGGTGAGTGGCGAGCATTGTCGAAAAGGCAAGACCGAATAATTAAAGGATTGGCAAAGGCGCGTGAAGTAAGAATTCTGGCAAAAGATACCGATCTTGTTCTATCTGTAGCAGGGCGAAAGTTTATTAATAGCAACGGTCACAGAAATATGCCATGTGGCGAGGTGTTTACCGGACCGGTTGAAACTTCTGCTAACGGGTATATCCATTTTACGTATCCGGTGTGTTTATCAGGAAATGAGATAAAAGATGTGTTTTTGCGTTTTAAGAATGGAAAAGTAATAGAAGCGCGTGCAGGCTCTAATGAAAACTTTCTCAAGAAAATGATTGATATTGATCCTGGTGCTAAACGTATAGGTGAATTAGGGATAGGGACAAATTATGGTATTGATCGATTTATAAAAAACATATTATTTGATGAAAAGATCGGGGGAAGTATACATCTTGCCCTTGGAAAATCGTACACAGAAACAGGCGGAAAGAATAAATCTGCTCTGCATTGGGATATGATCAAGGATTTACGTGACGGTGGAGAATTTCATGTTGATGGGCGCGTTTTTCAGAAAAACGGTAAGTTTGTATGAAAAGAGAAATAATTGTACTCACATTACTGGCGCTTATAATAGGATTTTTATTCTACGATTCTATGAGGGAAGCGCCGTCAAGAATGCCTGTATTATATAGGGAACCGGTAAAAGCGGATTCCATGCCATTTGATCGTGAAGAGATTAGAAAATTCGAATTGTTAAGAGACGATACAATTGTGGTTGCAGAAAAAAGGAAAAGAGGAACATTTAAAATTAAGTCGCCCATATATGGGTCGGTTGATAAAAAAGTTCTTGGTGGAGTATTTGATTTGTTTGAAAATATAAAAATAAAGAAAACTATTCGTCAAGATGGTGAAGAATTACCTGTTTTGTTGTCCGAATATGGTCTTGATAAACCGCATATTGTGTGGAAGTTTTTTAATAATTCGAATAGAGAAAAAACCCTGCTTGTCGGAAAAAAATCGAAAGAAAATGATGGGTTTTTTGTAAAATGGATAGACCGCAGCGACATTCTTCTTTTGCCCAGTGCCGATTATCCTCGCATTGATATTGACCTAAAAGCGTTGCGCAGTAAAGTAGTGTTGCGTCTTCACGCAGAGGATCTTGTTCGTATTCGGTTCAAGCAGTTTCGTTTCGAGAAAAAAGGTCAGAAATGGTATATGACAACACCAGTAACAATAGTGTGTGATCAGAAAAAAATGGCTCGTTTCATACGGTCAATTAAAAATATTGAAGCCGAGGATTTTATAAAGAGAGAATTAAAGATAGAGAAACTGTACAGAAAACGCGGGCAAGAAAATGAACTGACGTTGATGGAAATGGATAAAAATGGTAAAAAGAGCCGCTATAATATTTTATTTGGGAAACCTGTTGAAGGTAATCTTGAGAATACCTATATTTTTATTGGCAAAGATGGATATATTGTAAAAAATGAACTTTTTGAACGTTTTGGCCGTTCAGTAACTGATTTTGTTGATGCACGACTTATTTCCTATAATAAGCAGGACGTCAATACACTGAGCATTGGTAATAATGAACATTCTTTTACTCTTCAAAAGGTTAATGATACGTGGCAGGTCAGTGGAGATCTAAAAGTTGAATTAAAGACCGAATTAATTTCGAAACTTGTAGAACATCTTACAGCGAATTCTATTACTGATTTTGTTCATTATAGTGAAAATGTTGCCCATGATGATGGTTTGGTGCCAGTGCAATTTATGGTGAAAGTGAATAATGCGATTACCCTTGCGTTTGGGAAAATCATTGATAATGCGGTCTATTTTTTGCGGGATGATTACCATAATTGTATAGGTAAGACAAAAGAAGATATTATGGAGTATTTGTCCAGTGATATTGCGTATTATCGGACCAAGCAGATCTTTCATGTGAAAGACCACGGTAAGGTCGCTTCATTCTCAATAACCCGAAAGGGAAAGAAAGTAGATGCCGAAAAGATAGACGGTCAGTGGTACGTGGTTTCTCCCCTTAAGGGTAAAATCACTCAGGGAGTGGTGGATGATTTACTGGATCTTTTTAAGGAGCTTTCGGTGCAAGGGTTTGTTGCTGAAAATGAAACAGTGGATTATGGTTTTGACGTGCCACTGCTCACGGTAACGATCAACCATGATGGTGTAAAAGAGAATTTAATTGTTAGCGCATTGTATGATGATCAATCATATTATGGGATGATGGAACAAAAAGGGGAAATACTACTCATTGATGCCGACCAAGTTAATCGGGCCAATAAGAATTTATTGAAAAGTGTATATGTCATTGAAGCCGATTCTAATAATGACGGCACAATGGATACGTGGACCTATTTTGATAACGGAAAAAAGACTAGAATGGAGTTAGATATTACTGATGACGGTATTCCCGATAGTATAAGTAATTATATCTATGATGGGCAGGGTGAAATACAAAAGATTGAAACTGACGATAACAATGATGGAACGCCAGATCAGATTACCTATTATGTTGCGGGAAATATTGTAACAGAAGAAAATGATACCGATAGGAATGGGAGTATGGACAGTTGGACATATTTCAAAAACGGACAGCAAGATAAATTAGAAATTGATGTGTCCGGAAATGGTATTGCTGATATGACAAAAGTATATAGTGTAGACAGTAACGGCCAGATCATTGGTGCGGATGTTGATCAGGACAATGATGGGGTAGTTGATTATAAAGAAATATATCGCGATGGGAAAATAATTAAACAAGATATTGTTCATGAACCATCTCAAACTGAATCTTTACCAGAAGAAGAGTAAACGAATGAAAAAAATTATTATTAGTATACTTGTTTATGCGCTCAGTCTTGGCATTGCTCAGGCGGAATCACCCTCATATACTCTTCCGGAAAAAGCGGTGTGTGTGCTCATGCTAAAAGTGAAAAGTGATGATCCTGGTATACACGCGATACTAGATAAGTATAAGAAGTGGTTTTTAAATGAGAAGCTTGGGGCGGATGCCAGAACAGTTGTTGAAGATTTTAATGTATTGGAATTTGATGAAATTGCGCTGGGTCTGATTCCTGATGAAAAAGGAAAGCCGACATATCTCGCAATCGGTGATATGAGCGAAAAGGATGCGAGTGTTACCTTTAAATATAAGAATGTTAATTTAAAATTAAATATTAAAGAACGAAAAGATGAAAAAGGTTTGCAGCAAGGTATTATTAAAGCGCTTTTAGATACATGGCTTGATGATAGTGATATACGTAAGGATGATGAAGGTATTCTATACAGTAAGCTTCGTGAAAGTAGAGGGGAAATATCATCGTACGCATTTTTTAAAAACCGCGTTATTATTGGCAGTAACTACGGTATTGTGAAAGAAGCGAAAACGCGTTCGCTCCCTGGAGCTATTATTGGGTCTCAAAAGAAAAATTATGCTGAGTTTCTTCGCAATCTTGATAAGAATGATGACGGGTATTTTTATATTGATAACAAAAGTGGTTATTTTACAAATTTTATTCGTGTAAGAGAAGAAGTTCTAAGGATACCGCTTTTGCTTTCGGGTGATGTGATAGAGTTTTTGGGCATCTTTTTTGATATTGTCAATAAAAACGCCATAAACGCACGAATTCTATTTCAAGGAAAAAACGAGGAAAGTCTCAAGAAGATTGTTGTTGACGCACGATTTATGGCAGAATTTTTTAAACGAAAGATGTTGGTTGATAATATTGGTTGCACTTATCGTATTGTGAAGAGGGGCAATGCTGTTATTGTGAAGATAAAATTAAATAATGTTGAACCCTTGCTCAATAAATTGTTAAAAGTTCAGTCGTCCAAAAACCCCGCATAAATGCTGTAGATGCTTGATAGCCTGCCTATTAGGGGTAGTATTTTTCCTTGACATGCCCTCATTGTTAGTGTTTAATCTCAACCTACACTTTATATTAAAGCTCGTTGTGTTTGATGTTTATACATATTTTCTCATCATAAGTTTTCAGTTGAGACCTAATACATATTGTTTACGATAAGGATTAATTTTATGGCGGAAGAGTTGGGTTTTGTAATTATTAATCAATATACGCTGGCGAAGTCAAGAACCGGTGGTGTTATTTCACGTCTTCTCTCGCGTGGGACCTATGAATTAGTTGCTGCTCGAATGTTTTCTCCAAGCCAAGAACTTGTTGATGAGTACTGTAAGATCGTTGATGAGGACCGTACAAAAGATGGTGCTAAAATTGTTGATCTATTAATACAGTATATACAGGATAATTACGCCCAAAACAGAGTCACCGGAGCTAAGGGACGTTTAATGGTGCTTCTTTTTAAAGGTGATGATGTGATAAAAAAAATACGATCTGAAGTCATTGGAAGTATAACCAAAGAATCTGTTGCGGGTGAAACTATACGAGATACCTACGGTGATTATGTTATTGATTTTAACGGTAAGGTGAAATATTTTGAGCCTGCTGTTGTGGTTATTCCGAAGAGTGGTAATGCGAAAGAAACACTCGAACTATGGGCTAAATATTCAGATACTGATGGAGGTCTTTTAGATGATGTTGTTCGCTATCAGGGCAGTGAGACCCCCGAAACAACGCTTGTTCTCATAAAGCCCGATAATTTTATTGGGCCATCGAGTCGTGCTGGATATATTGTAGATATGCTTTCAAGGAGCGGATTGTACATAATTGCCTCACAGGTGATTCGTATGAGTTATGCTCAGGCGCATGAGTTTTATGGTCCGGTACAAGAGGTCTTTAAAACAAAATTAAAAGACCTTTTTGTTTCAAGGGCAGAATCAGCGATTTCAGGCCAATTTGACTTTGAAATACCTCAAAAAACTAAAGACTCGTTTTTAGATGAATTGAATATCCTTAATGCGGAGCACGAGTTTAATAAAATTATTACATTTATGACCGGGTTAGCCCCGAAGAAAGTAATGGATCCTGAAGAGAAGAAAAAACCGGGGCTTCAGAAGTGTCTTGCTTTAGTGTATCAGGGTGTTGGCGCAGTATCAAAAATCAGGAGTATTTTAGGTACAACGGATCCCAAAAAAGCTGATCATGGAACTGTTCGAAGAGAGTTTGGATCAAATATCATGGTAAATACCGCGCATGCGTCTGACTCAATGTATAATGCACTGCGTGAAATGAAAATAATAAGAATTGAAGACAATACATTTAAAAAAGAAATAGAAGAATTTTACAAAACCACATAAAAAGGAAAGTTTATGAGACTCTCACAACGCATATCAGATGTATCGCCATCACAAACACTGGCTATTTCAAATAAAGCCAAAATGATGAAAAAAGAAGGTGTTGATGTTATAGGTTTCGGAGCAGGTGAACCTGATTTTGACACGCCGATACATATTAAAGACGCGGCAAAGAAATCGCTTGATGCAGGTTTCACCAAGTATACCGCTGCAAGCGGTATTCCCGAACTCAAAGATGCTGTAATAAAAAAGATTGAACGTGATAACGGGTTTTCCTACGAGCAAAACCAAATTATTATTTCTTGTGGCGCAAAACATTCGCTTTTCAATGTTTTTTTTGTATTGTGTGATACTGGTGATGAGGTTCTCATTCCATCCCCGTATTGGTTGAGCTACCCGGAAATGGTCAAAATGGCGGGAGCAGTTCCTGTTTTTGTAGACGGTTCTGAGGATGCTGAGTTCAAAGTAACGGTAGAACAATTGGAAAAAGCCATCACCCCAAGAACAAGAGCCCTCATATTAAACAGCCCGTCAAATCCGACCGGATCGGTATACACTAAAGAAGAACTCATGAAAATTGCCGATTTTGCGATTGAAAAGAATATATATGTTATTTCTGATGAAATATATGACAAGATCATATATGAAGATAATGTTTATGCCAGCATTTCTTCGTATGGGCAGAAGATAAAAGATTTACTTGTGATCGTAAACGGAGTATCAAAAACGTATTCAATGACTGGTTGGCGCATAGGATATATTGCTGCGCCGGTTGAAATCGCTAAAGCGGTAAGTAACTTGCAGAGTCACAGCACTTCTAATCCAACGTCGTTTGCGCAATATGGTGCGGTAGAAGCGTTAATGGGTGATCAGTCTTGCATAACAAATAAGGTAACAGAATTTAAAAAGCGTAGAGATTATATGATGGGCCGGTTTGAGAATATGAAAAATTTATCGTGTGTAACGCCTCTTGGGGCTTTTTACACATTTCCCAATATTGCCAAGACGGGTAAAACGTCAACTGAGATCGCCGGTGAGCTTTTAGATAGTGTACATGTAGCGGTAGTTCCCGGTGTTGCGTTTGGCCGGGATGAAAATATTCGCTTATCGTTTGCAACATCAATGGAGAACATTGAAAAAGGCCTTGATCGTATAGAGAAATATCTGGAATCTATATAAAATATTATGATGCCAGGTGCCGGTAAAAAAGACGTTCAGTGTTTAGAGCGCTTATTTTTTGTCAGGTTTCTGGCATTTATTTTTGAGGGATACTTATGGGTATGAATGTTACAAGAAAAATACTATCTTCACATAGTGCCACTGGCGATATAAAAAACATATCTCCCGGCCAGTCAATCGCACTAAAGATTGACCAAACACTCACTCAAGACGCGACAGGGACAATGGCCTATCTTGAATTTGAGGTAATGGGGATTGAACGTGTTAAAACAAAGTTATCGGTAAGCTACATAGACCACAATACATTGCAAACAGGCTTTGAAAATGCAGATGACCATTTGTTTCTCCAAACGTTTGCATCAAAATATGGAATATATCTATCAAAGGCAGGTAACGGTATTTGCCATCAAGTTCATCTCGA
It includes:
- a CDS encoding aminopeptidase, with product MKKISLCSLSPYEKMAYVLCDYSAKIKPKETVLLSGSIQAEPLLSALYKRVLEHGAYPLVRMTIPEAEHMFYTHANDDQLKHVSDIALYEAKHIDAAIYVQSESNTKCLSEIDPAKIALTRQMRKHISDIIMKRVRWTLTLFPTSAYAQDAGMSRIDFEQFVMKALFADKPDPVGEWRALSKRQDRIIKGLAKAREVRILAKDTDLVLSVAGRKFINSNGHRNMPCGEVFTGPVETSANGYIHFTYPVCLSGNEIKDVFLRFKNGKVIEARAGSNENFLKKMIDIDPGAKRIGELGIGTNYGIDRFIKNILFDEKIGGSIHLALGKSYTETGGKNKSALHWDMIKDLRDGGEFHVDGRVFQKNGKFV
- a CDS encoding DUF4340 domain-containing protein → MKREIIVLTLLALIIGFLFYDSMREAPSRMPVLYREPVKADSMPFDREEIRKFELLRDDTIVVAEKRKRGTFKIKSPIYGSVDKKVLGGVFDLFENIKIKKTIRQDGEELPVLLSEYGLDKPHIVWKFFNNSNREKTLLVGKKSKENDGFFVKWIDRSDILLLPSADYPRIDIDLKALRSKVVLRLHAEDLVRIRFKQFRFEKKGQKWYMTTPVTIVCDQKKMARFIRSIKNIEAEDFIKRELKIEKLYRKRGQENELTLMEMDKNGKKSRYNILFGKPVEGNLENTYIFIGKDGYIVKNELFERFGRSVTDFVDARLISYNKQDVNTLSIGNNEHSFTLQKVNDTWQVSGDLKVELKTELISKLVEHLTANSITDFVHYSENVAHDDGLVPVQFMVKVNNAITLAFGKIIDNAVYFLRDDYHNCIGKTKEDIMEYLSSDIAYYRTKQIFHVKDHGKVASFSITRKGKKVDAEKIDGQWYVVSPLKGKITQGVVDDLLDLFKELSVQGFVAENETVDYGFDVPLLTVTINHDGVKENLIVSALYDDQSYYGMMEQKGEILLIDADQVNRANKNLLKSVYVIEADSNNDGTMDTWTYFDNGKKTRMELDITDDGIPDSISNYIYDGQGEIQKIETDDNNDGTPDQITYYVAGNIVTEENDTDRNGSMDSWTYFKNGQQDKLEIDVSGNGIADMTKVYSVDSNGQIIGADVDQDNDGVVDYKEIYRDGKIIKQDIVHEPSQTESLPEEE
- a CDS encoding nucleoside-diphosphate kinase is translated as MAEELGFVIINQYTLAKSRTGGVISRLLSRGTYELVAARMFSPSQELVDEYCKIVDEDRTKDGAKIVDLLIQYIQDNYAQNRVTGAKGRLMVLLFKGDDVIKKIRSEVIGSITKESVAGETIRDTYGDYVIDFNGKVKYFEPAVVVIPKSGNAKETLELWAKYSDTDGGLLDDVVRYQGSETPETTLVLIKPDNFIGPSSRAGYIVDMLSRSGLYIIASQVIRMSYAQAHEFYGPVQEVFKTKLKDLFVSRAESAISGQFDFEIPQKTKDSFLDELNILNAEHEFNKIITFMTGLAPKKVMDPEEKKKPGLQKCLALVYQGVGAVSKIRSILGTTDPKKADHGTVRREFGSNIMVNTAHASDSMYNALREMKIIRIEDNTFKKEIEEFYKTT
- a CDS encoding pyridoxal phosphate-dependent aminotransferase codes for the protein MRLSQRISDVSPSQTLAISNKAKMMKKEGVDVIGFGAGEPDFDTPIHIKDAAKKSLDAGFTKYTAASGIPELKDAVIKKIERDNGFSYEQNQIIISCGAKHSLFNVFFVLCDTGDEVLIPSPYWLSYPEMVKMAGAVPVFVDGSEDAEFKVTVEQLEKAITPRTRALILNSPSNPTGSVYTKEELMKIADFAIEKNIYVISDEIYDKIIYEDNVYASISSYGQKIKDLLVIVNGVSKTYSMTGWRIGYIAAPVEIAKAVSNLQSHSTSNPTSFAQYGAVEALMGDQSCITNKVTEFKKRRDYMMGRFENMKNLSCVTPLGAFYTFPNIAKTGKTSTEIAGELLDSVHVAVVPGVAFGRDENIRLSFATSMENIEKGLDRIEKYLESI